In Blautia sp. SC05B48, a single genomic region encodes these proteins:
- a CDS encoding ABC transporter ATP-binding protein, with translation MIRFDKVSFTYQESLQNGGLRDVDLTINKGECVLLCGRSGCGKTTLTRLVNGLIPYFYAGEVTGTTYVDGKDIQDYPIYEVSEYVGSVFQNPRSQFFNVDTDSEISFGMENLTYPREKMKERISKTVADLDIAHLTGRSIFELSGGEKQKVAFASIYAMSPSIYLLDEPSSNLDMDAIEDLRRTLELLKKQGKTILIAEHRIYYLRELVDRIAYMENGAISAVFSPSQFLSIPEEQRHSMGLRALDLSKVQPRAFAENSQKPILEVRNLSLFYKKKPVLDDLNLSAAPGEIIGIIGHNGAGKSTFSRTLCGLHTNCTGQILWDGKELNAKSRLKRSYMVMQDVSYQLFADTLEKECVFGIKHPDLDAAKQAMERLGIYEYRTHHPNTLSGGQKQRAAVAVSMVCCKDVLIFDEPTSGLDYDSMIQVAGLFQTLSKMGKVIFVVTHDYEFLAAACTRVIHLDNGKQQEDYPLSPDNLHRLHDFFLRSERRQNLEENGK, from the coding sequence ATGATCCGTTTTGACAAGGTTTCTTTTACCTATCAGGAATCATTACAAAATGGCGGACTGCGCGATGTTGATTTGACAATCAACAAAGGCGAGTGTGTGCTGTTGTGTGGGCGAAGCGGCTGTGGGAAAACCACATTGACCCGTCTTGTGAATGGACTGATTCCATACTTTTATGCGGGAGAAGTCACCGGCACAACCTATGTTGACGGTAAAGATATACAGGATTATCCCATATACGAAGTGTCCGAGTATGTGGGGTCTGTATTCCAAAATCCACGCTCTCAATTTTTTAATGTAGATACAGACAGTGAAATCTCCTTTGGAATGGAAAATCTGACTTATCCAAGAGAAAAAATGAAAGAACGCATTTCAAAGACAGTTGCGGATTTGGATATAGCCCATCTGACCGGGAGAAGCATATTTGAATTGTCTGGCGGTGAAAAACAAAAGGTGGCGTTTGCGTCCATCTATGCTATGTCTCCGAGTATTTACTTGTTAGATGAACCATCGTCCAATCTGGATATGGATGCTATTGAGGATTTGCGGCGTACACTTGAACTCCTAAAGAAACAAGGCAAGACCATTCTAATTGCAGAACATAGGATTTATTATCTGAGGGAATTAGTTGACCGCATTGCGTATATGGAAAACGGGGCTATATCTGCTGTGTTTTCTCCAAGCCAGTTTCTTTCTATTCCTGAAGAACAGCGGCATAGTATGGGACTTCGCGCTTTAGATTTGTCAAAGGTACAGCCAAGAGCCTTTGCTGAAAATTCTCAAAAGCCGATTTTGGAAGTCAGGAACTTATCCTTGTTCTATAAGAAAAAGCCGGTTCTAGACGATTTGAATTTGAGTGCGGCACCGGGAGAAATCATAGGAATTATCGGCCATAACGGAGCCGGGAAATCTACATTTTCCAGAACACTATGCGGCCTGCACACAAACTGTACGGGACAAATTCTTTGGGATGGTAAAGAACTGAACGCAAAGAGCCGGTTAAAACGCTCCTATATGGTGATGCAGGACGTAAGCTATCAGTTATTTGCCGATACATTGGAAAAGGAATGTGTATTTGGAATTAAGCATCCTGATCTGGATGCAGCAAAACAGGCAATGGAACGGCTGGGTATTTATGAGTACCGTACTCATCATCCCAATACACTTTCCGGGGGGCAGAAGCAGCGTGCAGCCGTGGCGGTCAGTATGGTATGCTGTAAGGATGTTTTAATTTTTGATGAACCAACTAGCGGACTTGATTATGACAGCATGATTCAGGTTGCGGGGTTATTTCAAACGCTTTCCAAAATGGGAAAGGTAATTTTTGTTGTAACCCATGATTACGAATTTTTAGCGGCAGCCTGTACAAGAGTGATTCATTTAGATAACGGAAAACAGCAGGAAGATTACCCACTTTCCCCCGACAATCTGCATCGACTACATGATTTTTTCTTGCGGTCAGAAAGGAGGCAGAACCTTGAGGAGAATGGAAAATGA
- a CDS encoding energy-coupling factor transporter transmembrane component T yields the protein MEMQLQTKDTLATLHLDPRTKLYLLIVGNVALFLAPSLLYEIALVVCVVILGVLVGAKRFTVRMAAIYAGMVVLHIIGTNYLTGTLQIAIVTFTVFIRKIFPCAMLGGILVSTTRVNEFMATMNRIHMPKAMVIPLTVMLRYFPMVHEDWGYISDAMRMRDVAPTVKSLLTHPARTVECIYVPMMMSALKVADELSAAAVTRGLENPKPRTCLQEIHFNVADAVCFILFTLFMSVSIWLKLKGGAG from the coding sequence ATGGAGATGCAACTGCAAACAAAAGACACACTTGCCACATTACATTTAGACCCTCGCACAAAACTATATCTGTTGATCGTCGGAAATGTTGCGTTGTTCCTTGCGCCCTCTTTACTCTATGAGATTGCGCTGGTTGTATGCGTTGTGATTCTCGGCGTCCTTGTAGGAGCAAAGCGGTTTACGGTAAGAATGGCTGCTATCTATGCGGGAATGGTTGTTCTGCATATCATTGGAACAAATTATTTGACAGGGACTTTGCAGATTGCGATTGTAACATTTACCGTATTTATCCGTAAAATCTTTCCTTGTGCCATGCTCGGAGGTATTTTAGTCAGCACGACAAGGGTAAATGAATTTATGGCGACCATGAACCGTATTCATATGCCAAAAGCAATGGTTATTCCTCTGACGGTCATGCTCCGTTATTTTCCTATGGTGCATGAGGACTGGGGCTATATCAGCGATGCCATGCGGATGCGCGATGTAGCTCCAACCGTAAAAAGTCTGCTAACCCATCCGGCCCGAACAGTGGAATGTATCTATGTTCCGATGATGATGTCAGCACTGAAAGTGGCGGATGAATTATCGGCGGCGGCTGTTACAAGGGGGCTGGAAAATCCGAAGCCCCGAACCTGCTTGCAGGAAATCCACTTTAATGTTGCGGATGCTGTATGCTTTATCCTGTTCACTTTGTTTATGTCAGTGTCAATCTGGCTGAAATTGAAAGGGGGTGCAGGCTAA
- a CDS encoding MptD family putative ECF transporter S component: MSNSQQMKKGLSVRDLITTGILAALYMVCAMIGEAIFGFFPVLTFLCPLSIALLCGPVYMLILAKVPKHGPIIVTGILVGGVLFVLGMYWSMCLAYCILGVVADLLAGSGNFRNKGRNLLSYMIFVLSPVFSYGMLWFDRDAYVQYLVEKGTEQTYMDTMVSTAQNWMLPAMIIGVLICAAISGLVGQKLLKKHFEKAGVV; encoded by the coding sequence ATGTCTAATTCACAACAAATGAAAAAAGGGCTATCTGTGCGTGATTTGATTACCACCGGCATCCTTGCTGCTTTGTACATGGTATGCGCCATGATTGGCGAAGCTATCTTTGGGTTCTTCCCTGTACTGACTTTCCTTTGCCCGCTGTCTATTGCGCTGCTGTGCGGCCCGGTTTATATGCTGATACTGGCGAAGGTGCCGAAGCATGGCCCAATCATTGTCACCGGTATTTTGGTAGGAGGTGTACTGTTCGTACTCGGTATGTACTGGTCTATGTGTTTGGCATATTGTATTCTCGGCGTTGTGGCCGATCTGCTGGCCGGTTCCGGGAACTTTAGAAACAAAGGGCGTAACCTGTTGTCCTACATGATTTTTGTTCTCAGCCCAGTTTTCTCCTACGGTATGCTTTGGTTTGACCGCGACGCCTATGTGCAATATTTGGTAGAAAAGGGAACAGAACAGACCTATATGGACACAATGGTTTCAACCGCGCAAAACTGGATGCTCCCGGCAATGATTATCGGCGTGTTGATCTGTGCTGCTATCAGCGGTCTTGTAGGCCAGAAACTATTGAAAAAGCATTTTGAAAAGGCCGGAGTAGTGTAA
- a CDS encoding helix-turn-helix transcriptional regulator, which yields MQTDSTQAAHELGDASFYLHDYHFRQDNHNGICTLQPQNRQGYGNIYQVQPTDGLFLSTGSWIPYASMERKYEINQKLVKIYYLESGGVTLIQNGRKAQPITEGIHLYLNKPSQGRVLYQPNIPISYASVLLFEDYIEKNLQDRFTPDDFDYAEVYDWKAFDYNTPEIGTLFLQIRDKLIAGETSRLYYESKVGELLSIVAGNFHKQRQEIASKHQSLSKQEKKALESVRLAIEQNILNPPELSQLCKIAAMGQTKLRESFKKMYGVPIGTYIRQSKMKYASLLLKKNELSISSIAKHLGYQNASKFSSAFKNYFNQSPEIYRKNNYNMRKD from the coding sequence ATGCAGACCGATTCTACACAGGCCGCGCACGAATTAGGGGATGCTTCTTTTTATCTGCATGATTATCATTTTCGACAGGATAATCATAATGGAATCTGCACCTTGCAGCCGCAAAACAGACAAGGCTATGGAAATATCTATCAGGTTCAACCGACAGATGGATTATTCCTGTCAACCGGAAGCTGGATACCATACGCCTCAATGGAACGTAAATATGAGATCAATCAAAAGCTGGTGAAAATTTATTATTTGGAATCCGGCGGTGTTACCCTGATCCAGAATGGGCGGAAAGCCCAACCCATCACAGAGGGAATCCACCTTTATCTAAATAAGCCGTCACAAGGGCGAGTATTATATCAACCCAATATACCAATCAGCTATGCGTCAGTTTTGCTGTTTGAAGATTACATAGAGAAAAATCTGCAAGACCGTTTTACCCCGGACGATTTTGACTATGCAGAGGTTTATGATTGGAAAGCTTTTGATTATAATACCCCGGAAATTGGAACCCTGTTTTTGCAGATACGGGATAAACTGATTGCTGGCGAAACCTCCCGTCTTTACTACGAAAGCAAAGTGGGTGAACTGCTTTCTATTGTGGCAGGCAACTTTCATAAACAGCGACAGGAGATAGCATCTAAACACCAGTCTCTTTCCAAACAAGAGAAAAAGGCGCTGGAATCTGTACGTCTGGCTATTGAACAGAATATTTTAAACCCACCAGAACTCTCGCAGCTTTGCAAAATAGCAGCAATGGGACAAACTAAACTTCGAGAATCATTCAAAAAAATGTATGGTGTTCCTATTGGGACATACATTCGACAATCCAAAATGAAATATGCTTCACTGTTACTTAAAAAGAATGAATTATCAATTTCATCTATAGCCAAACATTTAGGGTATCAAAACGCAAGTAAATTTTCTAGCGCTTTTAAAAACTATTTTAATCAATCGCCTGAAATTTACCGAAAAAATAATTATAATATGCGTAAAGATTAG
- a CDS encoding lysozyme family protein encodes MKDIKTKEVTTKPKTKNPASRIPKELMRTAILESKEKSQTIANARDNDMGEQSPSEYASGKVASAEEWAARKTGRTVTRAGKTAAQTSYEKIKQRAAGKKEAEKETARGTGDTQTANPASREAQEAQIREVQIQEAQRQKVVSDAVKTKEQKIRAARETPRIQNRQEIAEMKQLSIREQSQKKEAKDTVRQTAIRQKQPETIRIKEKPRKQPEPKTIQKRIIKTAPQSAKISVQPEQKLRAASSNALTARMQKQMERRAAKQAAKKAAMQTSNNVRRMQKTARAGQNTFKAAKAAVEAAAKTVQSMMAALGAAGAVIVLLLVIMVGIIGGAAFSGSSESNEALSQEVLSYTTAIQKYANQYGIPEYVSVIQAIMMQESGGRGTDPMQSSECPYNTRYSNSPNAIQDADYSIQVGIQYYADCLKEAGCTSPQDMDKLKLSLQGYNYGNGYITWAIRKYGGYSAENALQFSNEQAASHGWSAYGDPEYVPHVLRYYSSGGLFAGLFGGNGQIVSVALTQLGNEGGQKFWSWYGFDSHVAWCACFASWCGDQAGLIESGKMPKFSLCDDGIAWFQSKGKWKSRGYSPAPGTLIFFDWNGDGTSDHVGIVEKTEGSTVYTVEGNSSNAVNQRSYSINNGTIMGYGIL; translated from the coding sequence ATGAAGGATATCAAAACCAAAGAAGTCACAACAAAACCAAAGACTAAAAATCCTGCCTCCAGAATCCCGAAGGAGCTGATGCGGACGGCCATACTGGAGAGCAAGGAAAAGTCCCAGACCATTGCAAATGCCAGGGATAATGACATGGGGGAACAGTCCCCATCCGAGTATGCCAGTGGAAAAGTCGCATCCGCAGAGGAATGGGCTGCCAGAAAGACTGGCAGAACTGTAACCAGAGCCGGAAAGACAGCAGCACAGACTTCCTACGAGAAGATCAAACAGAGAGCCGCTGGCAAAAAAGAAGCGGAGAAAGAAACCGCCAGAGGAACAGGGGACACACAGACCGCCAATCCTGCCAGCCGGGAAGCTCAGGAAGCACAGATCCGGGAAGTACAGATCCAGGAAGCCCAGCGGCAAAAGGTGGTTTCAGATGCCGTAAAAACGAAAGAGCAGAAGATCCGGGCTGCCAGGGAGACACCAAGAATCCAGAACAGACAGGAAATAGCAGAAATGAAGCAGCTCTCCATCCGAGAACAGAGCCAGAAGAAGGAAGCAAAAGATACAGTAAGGCAGACCGCCATCCGACAGAAACAGCCGGAAACCATTCGGATTAAAGAAAAACCAAGGAAACAGCCGGAGCCGAAAACCATACAGAAGCGTATCATCAAGACGGCTCCCCAGTCTGCGAAGATCAGCGTCCAGCCAGAGCAGAAGCTCCGTGCGGCCAGCTCCAACGCCCTGACAGCCCGGATGCAGAAGCAGATGGAACGAAGGGCAGCGAAGCAGGCGGCGAAGAAAGCTGCCATGCAGACGTCCAATAACGTCCGCCGGATGCAGAAAACGGCAAGGGCAGGGCAGAATACCTTCAAGGCAGCCAAAGCCGCCGTGGAAGCGGCAGCGAAAACCGTGCAGTCCATGATGGCTGCACTGGGAGCCGCCGGAGCAGTTATCGTTCTTTTATTGGTTATCATGGTCGGAATCATTGGCGGTGCGGCATTTTCAGGAAGCTCAGAGAGCAACGAAGCATTGAGTCAGGAAGTCCTTTCCTATACAACAGCTATCCAGAAATATGCCAACCAGTACGGAATCCCCGAATACGTTTCCGTGATACAGGCGATCATGATGCAGGAATCCGGCGGCCGGGGAACCGATCCCATGCAGAGCAGTGAGTGCCCATACAACACCAGGTACTCCAACAGTCCCAATGCCATCCAGGACGCAGATTACTCCATACAGGTAGGAATCCAGTATTATGCAGACTGCCTGAAGGAAGCCGGATGCACCAGTCCACAGGATATGGATAAGCTGAAACTGTCCCTGCAAGGATATAACTACGGCAACGGATACATAACGTGGGCGATACGGAAGTATGGCGGTTACAGTGCCGAAAATGCCCTGCAGTTTTCCAACGAGCAGGCGGCTTCGCACGGATGGAGTGCCTATGGCGACCCAGAGTACGTCCCACATGTCCTGCGGTATTATTCCAGCGGCGGATTGTTTGCCGGCCTGTTTGGAGGCAACGGCCAGATCGTATCGGTGGCACTTACCCAGCTTGGAAATGAGGGAGGCCAGAAGTTCTGGTCGTGGTATGGCTTTGACAGCCATGTGGCATGGTGTGCCTGCTTTGCCAGCTGGTGTGGGGATCAGGCAGGACTCATCGAGAGCGGCAAGATGCCAAAATTCTCCCTGTGCGATGATGGAATCGCATGGTTCCAGAGCAAGGGAAAGTGGAAAAGCCGGGGATATTCCCCAGCACCCGGAACCCTGATCTTTTTTGACTGGAACGGGGACGGAACCTCAGACCATGTGGGAATCGTGGAGAAAACCGAAGGCAGTACCGTATATACCGTGGAAGGAAACTCCAGTAATGCCGTGAACCAGAGAAGCTATAGCATTAATAACGGAACAATCATGGGATATGGTATACTTTGA